One genomic region from Kineobactrum salinum encodes:
- the tyrS gene encoding tyrosine--tRNA ligase: MSSNALLADLGARGLIFQIAGEEGLSGWLDGGMRTLYCGFDPTADSLHIGSLVPLLMLRRFQLAGHKPLALVGGATGLIGDPSFKAQERQLNTPEVVGDWVERIGAQVSQFVDFDAGPRSAEVVNNLDWIQGLDVLTFLRDVGKHFSVNSMIQKESVKQRLEREGSGISFTEFSYMILQSLDFAELSRRHDCSLQLGGSDQWGNITGGIDLTRRMYGRQVFGLTMPLVTKADGSKFGKTESGTIWLDPARTSPYAFYQFWLNAADADVYRFLKYFTFLPVAEIESLEQADARREGRPEAQSVLAREVTRLVHGEAGLVAAQRISEALFSGELSSLAEEDLLQLRLDGLPASVLRVSALPDTFTQLLTESGMAASGKQVKDALGRQAVTLNDRAVGWDDNARVAECLTAASALYGRFFIARLGKKKYHLFELESAVD, from the coding sequence ATGAGTAGCAATGCCCTTTTAGCGGATCTTGGCGCCCGCGGCCTGATCTTCCAGATTGCGGGCGAGGAAGGCCTGTCGGGCTGGCTCGATGGCGGCATGCGCACCCTGTATTGCGGTTTCGACCCTACTGCGGACAGCCTTCATATCGGTTCACTGGTGCCGCTATTGATGCTGCGGCGCTTCCAGCTGGCCGGACACAAGCCCCTGGCCCTGGTGGGAGGGGCCACCGGGCTTATTGGCGACCCCTCCTTCAAGGCCCAGGAAAGGCAGCTCAATACGCCGGAGGTGGTGGGAGACTGGGTGGAGCGGATCGGCGCCCAGGTCTCGCAATTTGTGGATTTTGATGCGGGCCCCCGCTCTGCAGAAGTGGTCAATAACCTGGACTGGATACAGGGCCTGGATGTGCTGACCTTCCTGCGCGACGTCGGCAAGCACTTCTCGGTCAACTCGATGATACAGAAAGAGTCGGTCAAGCAGCGCCTTGAGCGCGAAGGCAGTGGCATCAGCTTTACCGAGTTCAGCTACATGATTTTGCAGTCGCTGGACTTTGCCGAGCTCAGCAGGCGCCATGACTGCAGCCTGCAACTTGGCGGCTCCGACCAGTGGGGCAACATCACAGGCGGGATAGATCTGACCCGGCGCATGTATGGCCGGCAGGTGTTCGGCCTGACCATGCCGTTGGTGACCAAGGCGGACGGTAGCAAGTTCGGCAAGACTGAATCCGGCACCATATGGCTGGACCCGGCACGAACCTCTCCCTATGCCTTCTACCAGTTCTGGCTCAACGCAGCTGATGCGGATGTGTACCGCTTTCTCAAGTACTTTACCTTTCTGCCGGTGGCCGAGATCGAGTCGTTGGAACAGGCCGATGCCAGACGCGAGGGCCGTCCGGAGGCCCAGTCTGTGCTGGCCCGCGAGGTCACCCGCCTGGTCCACGGGGAGGCGGGGCTGGTGGCCGCGCAGCGTATTAGCGAAGCGCTGTTCAGTGGTGAGTTGAGCTCGCTGGCGGAGGAAGATCTGCTGCAGTTGCGCCTGGATGGGCTGCCAGCGTCGGTGCTGCGGGTTTCCGCCCTGCCGGACACCTTCACCCAGCTGCTGACGGAGTCCGGCATGGCCGCTTCCGGCAAGCAGGTCAAGGATGCGCTGGGGAGGCAGGCGGTGACCTTGAACGATCGGGCCGTAGGGTGGGATGACAATGCCCGGGTGGCAGAGTGTCTGACGGCAGCCAGTGCACTGTATGGCCGGTTCTTTATTGCCCGTCTCGGCAAGAAGAAATACCACTTGTTCGAGCTGGAAAGCGCTGTCGACTGA
- a CDS encoding putative bifunctional diguanylate cyclase/phosphodiesterase — MSDVLHLVPRGEFLEVLGGAVDHAREGEEHLGLLLVDLGNLAAINHRHGYDIGDGLLREAGSQLLAVGKLPDTVFRISSHTFAFLLRQLNNPAFIALAVNRIQRLLDESLYIDADMLPVAVKIGLTVNRAGRQPAHAMLMSAEASLSQVKRGRALQIDELIAEEAPRQRNLVLEQQFSQALYDNDFELYFQPKIDLRSGQVCGAEALLRWSLQGYGSVPPEQIVQMAETSGQGYELAHWVVNRALRYLREWRGSWELPLAVNIQAGLVNHPDLANMIQGALAIWGASPAMLAVEITEDAIIEDKEAGFSCLKQLRALGLQLSIDDFGTGYSSLSYFRHIPATELKIDKSFISRLLGDEQERALVRIIVDIAHLFGLTVVAEGVEDSATLEALRVLDCDVVQGYFFARPLPPQELLDWYAKRRGAALDDTRS, encoded by the coding sequence ATGTCTGATGTTCTGCATCTGGTGCCCCGCGGGGAATTTCTCGAAGTCCTGGGTGGCGCGGTTGATCATGCCCGGGAAGGGGAGGAGCACCTGGGTCTGTTGCTGGTCGACCTCGGCAACCTGGCTGCCATCAATCATCGCCATGGCTACGACATCGGTGACGGCCTGCTGAGGGAAGCCGGAAGCCAACTGCTGGCGGTGGGAAAACTGCCTGACACGGTTTTCCGTATCAGCAGCCACACGTTTGCCTTCCTGCTGCGACAACTGAACAATCCTGCCTTTATCGCCCTCGCAGTCAATCGGATTCAGCGCCTGCTGGATGAGTCCCTGTATATCGATGCCGATATGCTGCCGGTGGCAGTGAAGATCGGGTTGACGGTGAACCGGGCCGGCCGGCAGCCGGCCCACGCGATGTTGATGTCCGCCGAGGCCAGCCTGTCCCAGGTGAAACGCGGCAGAGCGCTGCAGATAGATGAGTTGATTGCCGAGGAGGCTCCACGCCAGCGGAATCTGGTGCTGGAACAGCAGTTCTCGCAGGCGCTGTACGATAACGACTTCGAGCTTTACTTTCAGCCCAAGATAGATCTTCGCAGCGGTCAGGTTTGCGGTGCCGAGGCGCTGCTGCGCTGGTCCTTGCAAGGTTACGGCTCGGTCCCCCCTGAGCAGATCGTCCAGATGGCGGAGACCTCTGGCCAGGGCTATGAACTGGCGCATTGGGTGGTCAACCGCGCCCTGCGTTATCTACGGGAGTGGCGCGGATCCTGGGAGCTGCCGCTGGCGGTGAATATCCAGGCAGGCCTCGTGAATCACCCGGACCTGGCCAACATGATCCAGGGCGCGCTGGCGATCTGGGGTGCGAGCCCGGCGATGTTGGCGGTAGAGATTACCGAGGACGCCATCATAGAGGACAAGGAGGCCGGCTTTTCCTGTCTCAAGCAGTTGCGCGCCCTGGGTTTGCAGTTGTCCATCGACGACTTCGGCACGGGCTATTCTTCACTGTCCTACTTCAGGCATATCCCCGCCACCGAATTGAAGATAGACAAGTCCTTTATCAGCCGCCTGCTGGGTGATGAGCAGGAGCGGGCGCTGGTCCGCATTATTGTCGATATCGCGCACCTGTTCGGACTGACGGTGGTGGCAGAAGGCGTGGAGGACAGTGCGACGCTGGAGGCCTTGCGTGTCCTCGACTGTGATGTGGTCCAGGGCTACTTCTTTGCGAGACCATTGCCACCACAGGAACTGCTGGACTGGTATGCGAAGCGGCGAGGCGCCGCAC
- a CDS encoding HD-GYP domain-containing protein, which produces MLEIVKIATSDLEIGMFVSSLDRPWLETPFALQGFQVSSENDIQILRRYCQYVYVDVEQSRHSGTPLERSISSQRPRVPKAKLFPNRKLKTYQDQAYWKEEYPKAETAVRELASGVENIFRQVSDGAALDVVRVKRSVEPMIDSISRNPDACIWLARMKQQDEYTYQHSLAASIWAVALGRQLGLPRSDLRSLAIGGLLFDVGKLRVDPALLAADRKLEPHEWEAVREHVRYGVEMIGETGLMNTDVIDMVTHHHERHNGSGYPQGLQGDAIPVFARIAAIVDCYDAITTHRSYARAISPSTAIKMLYDAKDTDFQAELVEEFIQAVGIYPAGTLVELSSGEVAVVVAEYRTRRLRPRVMVLLDADKNPFAEIKTLDLLHETHAANGEPLDIVNSLEPGAFGINMSGIQL; this is translated from the coding sequence ATGCTCGAAATCGTCAAAATTGCCACCTCCGATCTTGAGATTGGCATGTTCGTCTCCAGTCTGGACCGGCCGTGGCTCGAAACGCCGTTTGCGCTGCAGGGGTTCCAGGTAAGCAGCGAAAACGACATTCAGATCCTGCGTCGCTATTGCCAGTACGTCTACGTCGATGTCGAGCAAAGCCGCCACAGTGGGACGCCGTTAGAGCGCAGCATCAGCTCACAGCGTCCTCGCGTTCCGAAAGCCAAGCTGTTCCCCAACCGCAAGCTGAAGACTTATCAGGACCAGGCATACTGGAAGGAGGAATACCCGAAGGCGGAAACAGCGGTCAGGGAACTTGCCTCGGGCGTGGAGAATATCTTCCGGCAGGTCAGCGATGGCGCAGCACTGGACGTGGTGCGGGTAAAGCGGTCGGTGGAGCCCATGATCGACAGTATCTCCCGCAATCCGGATGCCTGTATCTGGCTGGCGCGCATGAAGCAGCAGGACGAATATACCTATCAGCATTCACTGGCGGCTTCAATTTGGGCCGTGGCCCTGGGACGTCAATTGGGGCTGCCGCGTTCGGACCTCCGTTCGCTGGCGATAGGAGGCCTGCTGTTTGATGTCGGCAAACTGCGGGTGGACCCCGCGTTGCTCGCCGCGGACCGGAAACTGGAGCCGCATGAATGGGAGGCGGTGCGCGAGCATGTCCGCTATGGGGTGGAGATGATCGGCGAAACCGGACTGATGAATACCGATGTGATCGACATGGTGACCCACCATCACGAGCGTCACAATGGTTCAGGGTATCCCCAGGGCCTGCAGGGCGATGCCATTCCCGTGTTCGCTCGTATTGCCGCAATCGTGGATTGCTACGACGCGATTACAACCCATCGCAGTTATGCCCGGGCCATTTCGCCATCGACCGCTATCAAGATGCTGTATGATGCCAAGGACACGGATTTCCAGGCAGAACTGGTGGAGGAGTTTATCCAGGCTGTCGGTATTTACCCTGCCGGTACGCTGGTGGAACTGTCTTCGGGAGAGGTCGCGGTGGTGGTGGCGGAGTACCGGACCCGCCGTTTGCGTCCCCGGGTCATGGTATTGCTGGATGCCGACAAGAATCCCTTCGCAGAGATAAAAACCCTTGATCTGCTGCACGAAACCCACGCCGCCAATGGCGAGCCGCTGGATATAGTCAACAGCCTTGAACCCGGTGCCTTCGGGATCAACATGTCCGGCATCCAGCTCTGA
- the arfB gene encoding alternative ribosome rescue aminoacyl-tRNA hydrolase ArfB yields MLEITPAIVLPLDEIELTPIRAQGSGGQHVNKVSTAIHLRFDSQASSLSEAVREAIIRSRDRRVSAEGVVTIKAQRFRSQARNRQDALERLAALIRASCQPPKARVPTRPTLASKKRRLNDKKSRSGLKALRRNVDS; encoded by the coding sequence ATGCTTGAAATTACCCCCGCGATTGTACTGCCACTGGATGAGATTGAGCTGACTCCAATCCGGGCGCAGGGCAGTGGCGGCCAGCACGTGAACAAGGTTTCCACGGCTATTCACCTGCGCTTCGACAGTCAGGCTTCGTCGCTGTCGGAGGCAGTGCGGGAAGCGATAATCAGGAGTCGTGACAGGAGGGTCTCGGCGGAGGGTGTGGTCACCATCAAGGCGCAGCGGTTCCGGAGTCAGGCACGCAACAGGCAGGATGCGCTGGAGCGATTGGCTGCGCTCATTCGCGCCAGTTGCCAGCCGCCGAAGGCCCGCGTGCCGACGCGACCCACCCTGGCGTCGAAGAAGCGGCGTCTCAACGATAAAAAAAGCCGAAGTGGTCTCAAGGCGCTGCGCCGGAATGTGGACAGCTGA